A stretch of DNA from Clostridiales bacterium:
CCGGGTACGCTGATGGTACTGAAGCGGTGACGCTTCGGCAGAGTAAGTCACTGCCTATATTAGCATAAAATAAAAAGATCTTGCTTTTAAAAAGCAAGATCTTTTTATTTTATGCATATTTTATGAGGCAATTAAATATTGTCAAGCCTCTCAAATAAGTTTTCCACCGAGTTATAGAGATCATTATATATATCATAATATTGCATATATAATTTATTATTTTTTGCGTCAGGTTTAAATTCTTTTACAATATTGTTGATTTTTGCTATTTCATCTTCAGGATTTGAAAAAAGGCCTATCGAATATCCTCCAAGCGCAAAAGCTCCCAGGGAGCCGGCTTCAGTTATACGTGGCACCTTTACAATTTTATTGTATACATCTGCCTTTATAGAATTCCATATATCCGCTTTTGAACCTCCGCCCATCAAATAAACATCATATACATCCATACCCATTTTAGATAAAGTATCGATGCATGCTTTTACTTCGAAAGCAACACCTTCCATTATGCTTCTACCTATGTCGCCTCTTTTATGGGAAAGATCGAGGCCAAACAGCACGCCTTTTGCATGAGGATTAAATCTCGTAGACCTTGCGCCCATAAAAAACGGAAGCAGTATTAGCTTATTTGAGCCTATGGGACTTTTGCTTATTTCATTATCTATCTCACTGTAATCCAACCTGTTTCTTTTATCATCCTTCGAGAAATATATATTGTCCCTGAACCATCTCAATATTGATCCCGTAGTTGTCATGCCCTGTTCCATAAGATATTTGTCCTTTAAGACATGAAAGGTGCATACTATCTTTTCGTCCAGCGAATCTACGTTTTTGTCTGTAACATATGATATATTTCCTGCTGTCGCAGTTGACTCCATAACGCTGTTTCCATGTATTCCCGAGCCCAGGGCCTCGAGGCATCTGTCTCCGCCACCGATTACAACGGGTGTTCCATCCTTTATGCCGGTTTGCATCGATGATTCAACGGTTATTTCCCCCGGCTTCTCATACGAATTAAATATATCTGGCATCTTAGATTCGTCTATACCGATATATTTTAAGATATTTGAACACCATTTTTTATTTTTCCTATCAAACATCATCGTGCGCGATGCGAGAGAATAATCTGTTATATATTTTCCGGTAAGTCTATAATATATATAATCCCTTGGCTGCAGTATTTTATATGTATTTTTCAATATTTCGGGTGTGTTTTGCTTCATCCATAAAATCTTTGTTGAAGTAAAATTTGGATATGGTATCATTCCGGTTGTATTATGGATATAGTCCTTTCCAAAATAACGGCTGATTTCATCGGTCTGTTTTACATTGCGCTTATCAAGCCAGCATATTGCTTTGGAAAGAGGAAGCCCTTTCGAATCAACGGCTACAAATGTTTCCCTTTGCGATGAAAGGGAAACACACAATATGCGGCATGGGCAGCCGACTTTTTCGATACATTTCCTGATAGATGATGCACATGTGTTCCACCATTCGTATGCATCCTGCTCTGCCCATCCTACATTGGGGTAATATGTTTTATATTCCTTGTTTACCTGACACTTTATACTTCCATCGAGTGTAAATAGTACGACTTTGCATGAAGTAGTTCCCAAATCACAGGTTAATATTAAATCCAGCATAAATAAAGCCTCCATCAAGTAAATTAGTAAAATCCAATATTGCTGACCAAAGTTCAAATATATCACGGGTGCACAGCAAGAAAATAAATAATATGAATTATCTGCTGCGTTCTATTTATATTATCATATAGAGAATATATATTCAATAATTTATTGTGGCTTTCTGTTGCAAATATTGACGTTTTGTTGGAATATATTTATAATTATATTGTAATGCGATTAAAGGATTGGAGGAGAATATATGGCACTTGAAAATAATATTATAAGTATTGTACACGCAATGGCTTATCCAGGCCCAGGGTCTACCAATACAGTCTCGAGAGGAGAAGCAGATGAAAATTATTTGCTAACATCTATAAAGAAAATAATCGACGATCCATATTTTGGAGCGATTGAAGTTACTTATATAAAAAATGATGCGGTTGTCAAAAAGGTAGCTGAGATCTTTAAAAATAGCAGTAAAGAAGTAATATTCAGTGCACAGCCTGTGCAACTCAGCCATACTGAAGATATGGTAGAAAAAACAGATATTTCAAGTATTGACGAAAAGCAAAGGCAAATTGCAGTAGAAAGGATGTTTAGGTTAATAGACCAGGCATACGACATAGGGGCGGAAAGCATAGCCTTTGTCAGCGGAGTAGATACGCCGGATGAAAAATTGCGGCCGATGGCTAAAAATTCTCTTGTGATGTCCATCGATCAGATGTGTAATTATAGTGATGTGGAGGGGAAAAAGCTTAATAGAAGGCCTCTGAATTTTATACTTGAATTATTTGACAGAGAAAACAAGAAGGGATTTAAAGATCAGCTTGTTGGTCCTTCATCGGAAGCTATAAAAATAGCTAGGGAAGTAAGGCATGTTTTTGGACATAGGAATTTTGGACTTATGTACGACCTCAGCCATATGCTTTTGATTAAAGATAATGATGGCAAAAGTGAGACTCCGGGTGTGTTAAAAGCATTAGCTCCATATCTTTTCCATATTCATATAGGAAACTGCGTAATAGATAAGAACGATCCATATTATGGTGATTCCCATGTGAGCATGGATTATAGAAATGGCGCTGTGAGCAAAAATATATTGAAGGAGTTTGTCAAGGCACTTGTTGAGATAGGCTATAAGGGGATTATTGGGTTTGAGGTTGCAACTGTTAAGGGCGAAGTAAGCGAATCGGTCATAAACATTCACAAGGCGTATTTTGATGATGCTAGAAACAGTGTAATTGTTAATTACGCACTTGGATCATATGCATATGTAAACAGAAAATTTATGCCGGAACAGTTATTCGATATGATAACAGATATAAGAGTTGCTAAGCCTTATGCCATTTATGATGAAGCGAAGGCAAGACGAAAAAGGGAAAACCTTACCCTTGACGGCAAACTTCTGATACTCGCATGCGATCATCCCGCAAGATGTGTGACTTCAGTGGGAGATGATCCTATAAAGATGGGGAGCAGGTTTGAATACCTCGGCAGAATACTAAGGGTATTATGCCATGAGGAAGTAGACGGCGTTATGACAACACCGGATATAATGGATGAACTATTTATAATAAGCGGCATTTTCAGAGAAAAAACAGGTAAAAGTTTTCTTGATGATAAAGTGCTGGTAGGATGCATGAACAGGTCAGGCCTTGCGGGATTCAGATACGAGATGGATGACAGGATGACGGCATATGATGCAGAGACAATTGTAAACATGAGGATGGATGCTGCGAAAATACTTTTAAGGCTTGATAAATATCGCCATAGCAAAGAGTCCATAATGACAATGGATTATTGTGCAAAAGCAATAGATGATTGCAATAAATATGATATCCCCGTTATGATAGAACCGCTGCCGGTAGAACATACGGAGGACGGCTATAAAACAAAAATGGACAAGGATTCTTTGATACAGACCATAGGTGTAGCCTCGGCCCTTGGAAACTCATCGAGAAACCACTGGATAAAAATTCCTTACGTTGAAGGATACAGCGATGTTGTGAAATCAACGACTATGCCTATTCTCATGCTCGGAGGAGCGTCTGAGGGGAGCCCTGTAAATACTCTGGAAAACTTTGAAAGGGGTATGGGAGCAGGCAGGAATGTAAGGGGAGTACTTGTAGGAAGAAATGTTTTATATCCCGGCAATGATGATCCTCAGTCCGTCGCTGTCGCAATATCGAGAATAGTGCACAAAAATTATTCAGCGCAGGAGGCAGTGAAATTTATAAGATGTAACAGGGATAATAATATCAATTTATTAAGGGATATTTTATAATTACAAGGAGGCAGTGTAATGTATATAACTGATAAAGACATTTTGAAAAAAGTTGTAGATGATGCAGTTGACAATGTAAAGATTACAGATGTTCATACTCATCTGTATCCTGGAAGTTTTAAAAATATGCTGCTTTGGGGGATTGATGATCTTCTTACATATCATTACCTTATTGCGGAATATTTCAGGTATTCGGATATCGATTATGATAAGTTCTTTGAGCTTTCAAAAACGGAGCAAGCTGATCTTATTTGGGATGAATTGTTCATAAAGCATTCGCCTGTAAGCGAGGCTCAAAGAGGTGTACTTACAGTACTAAATAAACTTGGACTTGATTTGTCGTCAAGAGATTTAAACAAATACAGAGATTATTTTAAATCATTGACTGTTCAGCAGTATATCGATAAAGTCTTTGAGCTTGCCAATATAAAAGAAGTCGTAATGACAAATGACCCGTTTAATCGCACTGAGAGCAAATTCTGGGATACTATTGGAAACAGCGATAAAAGATTTAAGGCGGCGCTCAGGATAGACCCTCTTTTAAATAACTATGACCAATCATTTAAGAGGCTGCAAGAGTTAGGGTATAAAGTAGACGGAAGTCTTGATAAAGCATCTGTCAGTGAAATAAAGAGATTTTTAAAAGAATGGGCATTAAAGATAGATGCATTATATATGGCTGTATCCCTTCCATGTGAATTCATGGTTCCTGAAGATTCAGACAGGTCTTTGATAATTGAAAATTGTGTATTGCCTGTGTGCAGGGAATTAGGTATTCCTTTTGCCATGATGATAGGAACAAAGAGGCTTGTCAATTATAAGTTAAGGCTTGCGGGGGATTCTGTCGGAAAGGCTGACATAAAGGCAGTGGAATATCTTTGCAAGAGGTATCCTGAAAATAAGTTCATGGTCACAATGCTTTCAAAGGAAAACCAACATGAACTTGCGGTCACAGCCAGAAAGTTTAGAAATCTTATGATATTCGGGTGCTGGTGGTTTTTGAATAATCCGAGCATTGTCCATGAAATTACAAGGTTCAGGATGGAGATGCTAGGGCTTTCATTTATTCCTCAGCATTCCGATGCAAGAGTTTTGGACCAGTTGATATATAAATGGTCTCATTCAAAGAAAGTCATAGCTAAAGTGCTTCTAGATAAATATGACGACATATATGATACAGGATGGAAAATAAGCGATGATGAAATAAAAAGGGATGTAGAGGACTTGTTTGGCAGGAACTTTTTGAGATTCCTGGGCAAAACAGAGAATAAATAAAATCTAAGAATCGGGAGAATACGAGATTTTTATTGCTTGTATTCTCCTTTTTCATTAAATAATGGCTGCTTGAATTCTGATTGTTTATACTGGGACTCTTCAAAAGGATATTCAGGCAGGAAAAAATTATACAGAAAAAATGCCGATGGATAAAGATATTTACCCCTTATTATTCTGAAATATTGAAGGGGTAGCAATTGAATGGGGAACAATGCCATCGGTTCGTACAATAATTGCTCAGGCATATAGAGCTTTTCCGCCGGACTTTTTTCCGGCGATAATCGCCGCATCTTTGTGCGATTATCCAATGATTTTTTTGGATATAGTATATATGCTGGATATGATAAGAAAAATACAAACAATATAGAATACATTCGATCCTCTTTAATGAAAGACTATGTACGGAGTGGATATTCATTAATATCCACTCCTGGATTAATTAGTAGGCGAAACCTCCACCGTAAGCGGTGCCATGTCCGCCAAATCCGAAGCAGCCTCCGCAAAGTATAAGCAAGAATACTATTATGATGAACAATACGCTGCTGTCGATCCTGTCTCTGTTGAATAAACTTCCGTCAAAAGCTACAGGAGCTCCATCGCAAGTTCCGTCGTCACCGCAACCTTTTCTTGTTGTTACAGGAAGATCTTTCTTGCCGAACTGCAGTACAATGACTATCAGGAGAAGCAGAGCATAAAACCATTTTATAGCTGAACCAGCTCCGCAAGAACCTGTTCCGTACCCTACTGCTCCATATCCTGCTGCGCCGTATGCTCCAGGGCCGTACATTTGCGGATAGCAGCATTCATGATGATGATGTTTTGACATAATTTTTCCTCCCTTATAATTGGGCATTGGAAATGCCATATTTGATGTACAATAATATAAAATATGTGCTATATTTATAATTTACTTAATGATATACCCTTTTCTATTCTTATAGTATGTGAATGTGGGTAATGGTGTTACAGTTTGTTATCTGTGAAATTAAGAAAGATGAAAAAAAATTATCTTTAAATTATAATAAGATTTTCCGGACAATTTGAATGCATCAAATGCGTCTGCAAAAATAGGGCAACTGCATGGGACTTTATGTTATAATAGATCTGAATTTATCAGAAAAAGCAGGTGTATTTTATGTTTCTTGCGGATTTACATATTCATTCAAAATATAGCAGGGCGACCAGCAGGGACTGCGTTCCCGAAATGCTTGAGCTGTGGGCTCGCCGGAAAGGCCTCGATCTCATCGGCACCGGGGATTTTACCCATCCGGCCTGGCGTGAGGAGTTGAAAGAAAAACTTGTTCCCGCGGAGGAGGGTCTTTATACTCTCAAGGACGAGTTTCGCATGCAGGAGGATATAGGGGATTCCCATCGGAAACCGAGGTTTATCGTCTCCGGTGAAATCAGTTCCATTTATAAAAAGAACGGCAAGGTCAGGAAGGTTCATAACCTCATACTCCTTCCAGGGCTTGAGGCCGCAGAGACATTGTCTCACAGGTTGGAAGCCATTGGCAATCTGCATTCCGACGGCAGGCCGATTCTGGGTCTTGACAGCAGGGACCTTCTTGAAATTACACTGGACGTGTGCAAGGATGCCATTTTCATCCCGGCTCATATCTGGACCCCGCATTTTTCG
This window harbors:
- a CDS encoding FGGY family carbohydrate kinase, which codes for MLDLILTCDLGTTSCKVVLFTLDGSIKCQVNKEYKTYYPNVGWAEQDAYEWWNTCASSIRKCIEKVGCPCRILCVSLSSQRETFVAVDSKGLPLSKAICWLDKRNVKQTDEISRYFGKDYIHNTTGMIPYPNFTSTKILWMKQNTPEILKNTYKILQPRDYIYYRLTGKYITDYSLASRTMMFDRKNKKWCSNILKYIGIDESKMPDIFNSYEKPGEITVESSMQTGIKDGTPVVIGGGDRCLEALGSGIHGNSVMESTATAGNISYVTDKNVDSLDEKIVCTFHVLKDKYLMEQGMTTTGSILRWFRDNIYFSKDDKRNRLDYSEIDNEISKSPIGSNKLILLPFFMGARSTRFNPHAKGVLFGLDLSHKRGDIGRSIMEGVAFEVKACIDTLSKMGMDVYDVYLMGGGSKADIWNSIKADVYNKIVKVPRITEAGSLGAFALGGYSIGLFSNPEDEIAKINNIVKEFKPDAKNNKLYMQYYDIYNDLYNSVENLFERLDNI
- a CDS encoding TIM barrel protein — translated: MALENNIISIVHAMAYPGPGSTNTVSRGEADENYLLTSIKKIIDDPYFGAIEVTYIKNDAVVKKVAEIFKNSSKEVIFSAQPVQLSHTEDMVEKTDISSIDEKQRQIAVERMFRLIDQAYDIGAESIAFVSGVDTPDEKLRPMAKNSLVMSIDQMCNYSDVEGKKLNRRPLNFILELFDRENKKGFKDQLVGPSSEAIKIAREVRHVFGHRNFGLMYDLSHMLLIKDNDGKSETPGVLKALAPYLFHIHIGNCVIDKNDPYYGDSHVSMDYRNGAVSKNILKEFVKALVEIGYKGIIGFEVATVKGEVSESVINIHKAYFDDARNSVIVNYALGSYAYVNRKFMPEQLFDMITDIRVAKPYAIYDEAKARRKRENLTLDGKLLILACDHPARCVTSVGDDPIKMGSRFEYLGRILRVLCHEEVDGVMTTPDIMDELFIISGIFREKTGKSFLDDKVLVGCMNRSGLAGFRYEMDDRMTAYDAETIVNMRMDAAKILLRLDKYRHSKESIMTMDYCAKAIDDCNKYDIPVMIEPLPVEHTEDGYKTKMDKDSLIQTIGVASALGNSSRNHWIKIPYVEGYSDVVKSTTMPILMLGGASEGSPVNTLENFERGMGAGRNVRGVLVGRNVLYPGNDDPQSVAVAISRIVHKNYSAQEAVKFIRCNRDNNINLLRDIL
- a CDS encoding glucuronate isomerase, with protein sequence MYITDKDILKKVVDDAVDNVKITDVHTHLYPGSFKNMLLWGIDDLLTYHYLIAEYFRYSDIDYDKFFELSKTEQADLIWDELFIKHSPVSEAQRGVLTVLNKLGLDLSSRDLNKYRDYFKSLTVQQYIDKVFELANIKEVVMTNDPFNRTESKFWDTIGNSDKRFKAALRIDPLLNNYDQSFKRLQELGYKVDGSLDKASVSEIKRFLKEWALKIDALYMAVSLPCEFMVPEDSDRSLIIENCVLPVCRELGIPFAMMIGTKRLVNYKLRLAGDSVGKADIKAVEYLCKRYPENKFMVTMLSKENQHELAVTARKFRNLMIFGCWWFLNNPSIVHEITRFRMEMLGLSFIPQHSDARVLDQLIYKWSHSKKVIAKVLLDKYDDIYDTGWKISDDEIKRDVEDLFGRNFLRFLGKTENK